In Deinococcus arcticus, a genomic segment contains:
- the casA gene encoding type I-E CRISPR-associated protein Cse1/CasA: MAGFSLLDEGWIPVRPLEGGAVRFVGLHEALMQARTFERIDDPSPLVTVALYRLCLAVLHRALRGPKDAAQAAEWYSSSFPYEAIQAYLDTHADRFDLFHETQPFMQVADLTPELDGGKYLSHWTRLGTEVGSANTTALFNPAGRPGGERNDAISPAEAARRLLEHQTFALEGLIRRFAFRAEDAPVAESALTLPQGRTLHETLCLNLVPYVAGDDAPAWEQPPLSAGTVQKLYEGGADLSCVVRGLTDHYSWVSRSVRLIPEEDATVRFIGFAAGIPFKNTLEETGKTVDPMVATVPSRNPKKPLPFPQKLRREQLFWRDVLALLPEPQNQREVVEKGKAAGQVIRVKGTPPASVYHAREVLRALEEQGRSSGIGGSFDLDALDDASASRYAYAQPVIPVSVFGQLISKDGTKVYSYRQEGYTLPHAFVEDPQRFTDEVFTALEAAKHAGGGLKQAIRRLVTETLARGGEREPHKDDVNRLMDQLPAEATFWARLEAPFRQYLAALDDSPTEAAAEWRRTLTRTAWNAWAFACQGVGEGAAALRAASLAGGLLASALKDLAPPPEEPRDRVPTAP, encoded by the coding sequence TTGGCTGGCTTTTCGCTTCTTGACGAGGGCTGGATTCCCGTTCGTCCGCTGGAAGGCGGCGCGGTCCGGTTCGTGGGCCTACACGAGGCGCTGATGCAGGCCCGGACGTTCGAGCGCATAGATGACCCCTCGCCGCTGGTAACGGTGGCTCTATATCGCCTGTGTCTGGCCGTGCTTCACCGGGCGCTGCGAGGCCCAAAGGACGCGGCGCAGGCCGCAGAGTGGTACAGCAGTAGTTTCCCCTATGAGGCCATTCAGGCATATCTAGACACCCACGCGGACCGCTTCGATCTGTTCCACGAGACGCAGCCCTTCATGCAGGTGGCGGACCTGACGCCTGAACTGGACGGCGGCAAATACCTGAGCCACTGGACGCGCCTGGGCACTGAGGTGGGCAGCGCGAACACCACGGCGCTGTTCAATCCGGCAGGGCGGCCCGGCGGCGAGCGGAACGACGCCATCTCCCCTGCCGAGGCTGCGCGGCGCTTGCTGGAGCATCAGACCTTCGCGCTTGAGGGACTAATTAGGCGTTTTGCTTTTAGAGCTGAGGATGCTCCAGTTGCGGAATCCGCACTCACGCTGCCGCAGGGGCGCACGCTGCACGAGACGCTGTGCCTCAATCTGGTGCCCTACGTTGCCGGCGATGACGCGCCCGCCTGGGAGCAGCCGCCACTGAGCGCCGGAACGGTACAGAAGCTGTATGAGGGGGGCGCGGACCTCTCGTGCGTGGTCCGGGGCCTGACCGACCATTACTCCTGGGTCAGCCGCTCGGTGCGTCTGATCCCCGAGGAGGACGCCACTGTCCGGTTCATCGGCTTCGCGGCAGGCATCCCATTCAAGAACACGCTGGAGGAAACGGGCAAGACGGTGGACCCGATGGTGGCAACGGTGCCAAGCCGTAATCCGAAGAAACCTTTGCCCTTTCCGCAGAAATTGCGCCGGGAGCAACTGTTCTGGCGCGACGTACTGGCGTTACTGCCCGAGCCGCAAAACCAACGGGAAGTTGTAGAGAAGGGCAAGGCGGCGGGTCAGGTCATTCGCGTGAAGGGCACGCCTCCCGCCAGCGTCTACCATGCCCGCGAGGTGCTGAGAGCGCTGGAGGAACAGGGCAGAAGTAGTGGTATCGGTGGCAGCTTCGACCTCGACGCCTTGGATGACGCCTCAGCTAGCCGTTACGCATACGCGCAACCCGTTATCCCGGTAAGTGTGTTCGGGCAGCTCATCAGTAAAGACGGCACGAAAGTTTACTCGTACCGGCAGGAGGGTTACACCCTGCCCCACGCCTTCGTCGAGGACCCGCAGCGCTTTACCGACGAGGTCTTCACTGCCCTGGAAGCGGCCAAGCATGCGGGCGGTGGCCTGAAGCAGGCCATTCGCCGCCTCGTAACGGAAACCCTCGCGCGCGGCGGTGAGCGCGAGCCGCACAAGGACGACGTAAACAGGCTGATGGACCAGCTTCCCGCCGAGGCGACGTTCTGGGCGCGGCTGGAAGCGCCGTTCCGGCAGTACCTCGCCGCGCTGGACGACTCGCCCACCGAGGCCGCAGCGGAGTGGCGGCGTACCCTCACCCGCACCGCCTGGAACGCCTGGGCATTCGCCTGTCAGGGCGTGGGCGAGGGCGCAGCCGCGCTGCGGGCGGCCAGCCTCGCGGGCGGCCTGCTCGCCTCGGCCCTGAAAGACCTCGCCCCCCCACCGGAGGAACCCCGTGACCGCGTCCCAACTGCCCCCTGA
- a CDS encoding CRISPR-associated helicase/endonuclease Cas3 — protein sequence MDRATQQAWYLWAKSDRRGDGKPGDGRYLPVLTHLLDVAACTWEILELEPPRTLALLAEDYGLDVDMARRWVCALAGLHDLGKASPTFQALWDMAEKRPLAGVERLVAGAGTTNVPHGEVSQLLLSELLQKVRWSRSVAERVADAVGCHHGRPTSRQGLQIPTHERGGGDWEMAQRTLFKKVLQAVGVRTAPALTDLSAPAYMRLAGLTSFADWVGSSFEVPAQVDPLPMLDPAAYFEKARGKARDKLEKIGWTRREPLQPGVQAPAEMFAYLPGFVPRALQEQLAAILPTLSAEPTLILVEAPMGEGKTEAGLHAATWLQTKLGHRGLYVALPTQATGNAMYTRFRRFLHEASQRDIEPDLQLMHGGALLNEAYQESITRTLNPQNDSATADEARLNVRAESWFSARKRAGLSEYGVGTVDQALLGVLGIPHQFVRLWGLGNRVVLLDEIHAYDTYTSHLIYALLRWLKALSSSVILMSATLPAASRRQLLDAWTTREEGETAPYPRLTVAQGTQARSQHIASSRTQTPITVRALGASVEEVAQKALDLAVDGGCVAVIVNTVQRAQDVFSEIQARHVGRLRTVLQGGTKEDLCAILFHARYPAEDRGTRETAVLRYLGPQPYENRELGVQKADYRPRRLILIATQVAEQSLDFDADVMISDLAPVDLLLQRAGRLHRHAGNAGRRHGHGTPNLWVAGLDTWPAAAMETLRWQWVYAPHLLYRTWLRLKDGGQIRLPADLDTLVQDVYGEGEWFTLEDDRRAQLDAATAKFLNQQDNEGRFGDLAHIGNPESFFNTVPVVRPEPDGEPAHDDEWPQTRLGEQNVRLVPVHEIGSGYFLDPEGKKPARIGRGVGKLDRAQAAAIFKRSLRVSRRELVHRAPDLAPPHASWTDDPLLRDSVPLPLVNRKVTVGNLEVELDPELGLVYRSVSSES from the coding sequence ATGGACCGAGCGACACAGCAGGCGTGGTATCTGTGGGCCAAGAGTGACCGTCGGGGCGACGGCAAGCCGGGCGATGGGCGCTACCTGCCCGTCCTGACGCACCTGCTGGACGTGGCCGCCTGCACCTGGGAGATTCTGGAGCTGGAACCGCCGCGTACGCTTGCCCTTCTGGCCGAGGACTACGGGCTGGACGTGGACATGGCCCGCCGCTGGGTCTGTGCGCTGGCCGGGCTCCATGACCTGGGCAAGGCCAGCCCGACCTTTCAGGCCCTCTGGGACATGGCGGAAAAGAGGCCGCTTGCTGGCGTGGAGCGGCTGGTGGCAGGCGCGGGGACCACGAACGTTCCGCACGGGGAGGTCTCGCAACTGCTGCTCTCCGAACTGCTTCAGAAGGTGCGGTGGAGCCGGAGCGTGGCGGAAAGGGTCGCGGATGCCGTCGGGTGTCACCACGGGCGGCCCACCTCCAGGCAGGGCCTCCAGATTCCTACCCACGAGCGCGGTGGGGGCGACTGGGAAATGGCCCAGCGCACGCTGTTCAAGAAGGTCTTGCAGGCGGTGGGGGTAAGAACTGCGCCTGCCCTCACCGACCTCTCGGCCCCCGCGTACATGCGCCTCGCCGGGCTGACCAGCTTCGCCGACTGGGTGGGCAGCAGCTTCGAGGTACCCGCGCAGGTGGACCCGCTTCCCATGCTGGACCCGGCGGCGTATTTCGAAAAGGCACGCGGCAAGGCACGCGACAAGCTGGAGAAGATCGGCTGGACCCGGCGCGAGCCGCTGCAACCTGGAGTTCAGGCGCCTGCCGAGATGTTCGCCTATCTCCCCGGCTTTGTGCCCCGCGCCCTGCAGGAGCAACTGGCCGCCATTCTTCCCACCCTGAGCGCCGAACCCACGCTGATTCTGGTCGAAGCGCCCATGGGCGAGGGCAAAACCGAGGCGGGCCTGCATGCGGCGACGTGGCTGCAAACCAAGCTGGGGCACCGGGGCCTATACGTCGCCCTGCCCACCCAGGCGACCGGAAACGCCATGTACACGCGCTTTCGCCGCTTTCTGCACGAGGCTTCGCAGCGAGACATCGAGCCGGACCTTCAACTGATGCACGGCGGCGCACTTCTGAACGAGGCCTATCAGGAAAGCATCACGCGGACCCTCAACCCGCAGAACGATTCCGCCACCGCCGACGAGGCCCGGCTGAACGTGCGCGCCGAGAGCTGGTTCAGCGCCCGCAAACGCGCGGGCCTCAGCGAGTACGGCGTGGGCACGGTGGACCAGGCGCTGCTGGGCGTGCTGGGCATCCCGCACCAGTTCGTGCGGTTGTGGGGCCTGGGCAACCGCGTGGTGCTGCTGGACGAGATTCACGCCTACGATACGTACACCAGTCACCTCATCTATGCGCTGCTGCGCTGGCTGAAGGCCCTGAGCAGTTCGGTCATCCTGATGAGTGCCACCCTGCCCGCTGCGAGCCGCCGCCAGTTGCTGGACGCCTGGACCACGCGGGAGGAGGGTGAAACGGCCCCCTATCCCCGCCTCACCGTGGCACAGGGTACACAGGCGCGATCTCAGCACATCGCCAGCAGCCGCACCCAAACCCCCATTACCGTGCGGGCGCTTGGCGCTTCGGTGGAGGAGGTGGCGCAGAAGGCGCTGGACCTCGCGGTGGATGGGGGCTGCGTGGCCGTGATCGTCAACACAGTGCAACGGGCGCAGGACGTGTTCAGCGAGATTCAGGCGCGGCATGTTGGGAGGCTCCGAACCGTACTCCAGGGGGGAACGAAGGAAGACCTCTGCGCCATCCTCTTTCACGCCCGCTATCCGGCCGAGGACCGGGGAACACGCGAAACGGCGGTGCTGAGGTACCTTGGCCCGCAGCCCTACGAGAACAGGGAACTGGGCGTCCAGAAGGCGGATTACCGCCCGCGTCGCCTCATTCTGATTGCCACGCAGGTGGCCGAGCAGAGCCTGGACTTCGACGCGGACGTGATGATTTCGGACCTCGCGCCGGTGGACCTGCTGCTTCAGCGGGCCGGACGGCTGCACCGGCACGCGGGGAATGCAGGCCGCAGGCACGGTCACGGCACACCGAACCTGTGGGTGGCGGGGCTGGACACCTGGCCCGCTGCTGCGATGGAAACGCTCAGGTGGCAGTGGGTCTACGCCCCGCACCTGCTCTACCGCACCTGGCTGCGGCTGAAGGACGGGGGCCAGATTCGCCTTCCCGCCGATCTGGACACCCTCGTGCAGGACGTGTACGGGGAAGGCGAGTGGTTCACGCTGGAAGATGACCGGCGGGCGCAACTGGACGCGGCGACAGCGAAGTTTCTGAACCAGCAGGACAATGAGGGACGCTTCGGGGACCTCGCGCACATCGGCAACCCCGAGAGCTTTTTCAACACTGTTCCTGTGGTGCGCCCCGAACCCGACGGTGAACCCGCCCATGACGATGAGTGGCCCCAGACCCGCCTGGGCGAGCAGAATGTTCGCCTGGTGCCTGTGCATGAGATCGGCAGCGGGTACTTTCTGGACCCAGAAGGCAAAAAGCCAGCCCGCATTGGCAGAGGCGTGGGCAAGCTGGACCGGGCGCAGGCCGCCGCCATTTTCAAGCGCAGCCTGCGTGTCTCACGGCGGGAACTGGTTCACCGTGCGCCGGACCTCGCTCCGCCTCATGCGAGCTGGACCGACGATCCCTTGCTGCGCGACAGCGTGCCCCTGCCGCTGGTGAACCGGAAAGTCACCGTCGGCAACCTGGAAGTCGAACTGGACCCGGAATTGGGACTGGTCTACCGTTCTGTTTCTTCCGAGTCATAG
- a CDS encoding helix-turn-helix transcriptional regulator, with product MADADPPSPEAPPRRARREAKTWDKARRLVRVQDLLKTRPYSTAELARKLEVGQRSIQRDMEVLEAMQVGLQRDDRGHYFIHLKADLPRPAETLVAYAALRLAHHHAPALANHYRQALEYLSRALPDHIRHTLNASVRDTGSAQFAERQMERVAQAWVDRRVLTFDYQRPNGLLERGNELCVYFIEISRTNLAPYVIGLERRHRGKIRTFKLSRMQNLELHPETYEPDARFEPKAFLSDAWGVIGGGESIRVLVRFAPEAAYRVLEGGFPNAQIVKRDGFVEMEFSAGTDAKGFPLELMPFLLSWGPRAEVLGPPHVRAHWLQELRETLRRYDSEETER from the coding sequence ATGGCCGACGCTGACCCACCGAGCCCAGAAGCGCCCCCCCGCCGCGCCCGCCGGGAAGCCAAGACCTGGGACAAGGCGAGGCGGCTGGTGCGGGTTCAGGACTTGCTCAAGACCCGGCCCTACAGCACCGCCGAACTGGCCCGGAAGTTGGAGGTGGGGCAGCGCAGCATTCAGCGCGACATGGAAGTGCTGGAGGCCATGCAGGTGGGGCTACAAAGAGACGACCGGGGGCACTATTTCATTCACCTGAAGGCGGACCTGCCGCGCCCGGCAGAGACGCTGGTGGCCTACGCCGCGCTGCGCCTGGCGCACCATCACGCCCCGGCCCTGGCCAACCATTACCGCCAGGCCCTGGAGTACCTGTCGCGCGCCCTGCCCGACCACATTCGCCACACCCTGAATGCCAGCGTGCGCGACACGGGCTCGGCGCAGTTTGCCGAGCGGCAAATGGAGCGGGTGGCCCAGGCCTGGGTGGACCGGCGGGTGCTGACCTTCGACTACCAGCGGCCCAACGGTCTGCTGGAGCGCGGCAATGAGCTGTGCGTGTACTTCATCGAGATCAGCCGCACCAACCTCGCTCCCTACGTGATTGGCCTGGAGCGCCGTCACCGCGGCAAGATTCGCACCTTCAAGCTTTCACGCATGCAGAATCTGGAGCTGCACCCCGAGACCTACGAGCCCGACGCCAGGTTCGAGCCCAAAGCCTTCCTGAGCGACGCCTGGGGCGTGATTGGCGGCGGCGAAAGTATCCGGGTGCTGGTCCGCTTTGCCCCCGAAGCGGCATACCGCGTGCTGGAAGGGGGCTTTCCGAACGCCCAGATCGTGAAGCGCGACGGCTTCGTCGAGATGGAATTCAGCGCCGGCACCGACGCCAAAGGCTTTCCCCTGGAACTGATGCCCTTCCTGCTGAGCTGGGGCCCGCGCGCCGAGGTGCTGGGCCCGCCGCACGTGCGCGCCCACTGGCTTCAGGAGTTGCGAGAGACGCTGCGGCGCTATGACTCGGAAGAAACAGAACGGTAG
- the casB gene encoding type I-E CRISPR-associated protein Cse2/CasB, whose product MTASQLPPDPLTLEREFFARLGRLERGPLAELRRTLADDQPGDSGQWLQRYIFLSGLERGNRRMQFLVAALYALIERPHDDETEEEAADRAAREGKSLGWLLGTLYREQQERPSTEKRFLALLDADEEALPYQLRQAVALLKGSDVKPDWAQLLRDVSGWSVDGWGEEVRRRWANDFYRAALPPRQKTEAEDTPDSTPTPEAQA is encoded by the coding sequence GTGACCGCGTCCCAACTGCCCCCTGACCCCCTCACCCTGGAGCGCGAGTTCTTCGCCCGCCTGGGCCGACTGGAACGCGGCCCCCTCGCCGAGCTGCGCCGCACGCTGGCCGACGATCAGCCCGGCGACAGCGGGCAGTGGCTCCAGCGGTACATCTTCCTTTCGGGGCTGGAGCGGGGCAACCGCCGGATGCAGTTTCTGGTGGCGGCCCTATACGCCTTGATCGAGCGCCCCCACGACGACGAGACGGAGGAAGAAGCCGCAGACCGCGCTGCCCGTGAAGGCAAATCCCTGGGCTGGCTGCTGGGTACCCTCTACCGCGAGCAACAGGAGCGCCCCAGCACCGAGAAGCGCTTCCTGGCGCTGCTGGACGCCGACGAGGAGGCCCTGCCCTACCAGCTGCGGCAGGCCGTGGCCCTGCTGAAGGGCAGCGACGTGAAGCCCGACTGGGCGCAGCTTCTGCGCGACGTGAGCGGCTGGAGTGTGGACGGCTGGGGAGAAGAAGTGCGCCGCCGCTGGGCCAACGACTTCTACCGCGCTGCTCTGCCGCCCCGCCAGAAGACCGAGGCCGAAGATACCCCCGACTCCACCCCCACCCCGGAGGCCCAAGCATGA
- a CDS encoding PIN domain-containing protein codes for MDTDTISLAVRGEGAVRRHLAATPLTELAVSSVTLMELEFGLSLKPARRAAVEAALSLWLPQVTVLDYGPQDALITAHIRVALRQQGQPTQPYDLLNAGMALARGLMLVTHNTREYERVDGLRLADWMGDTI; via the coding sequence CTGGACACCGACACCATCAGCCTCGCCGTGCGGGGAGAAGGCGCAGTTCGCCGTCATCTGGCTGCCACACCCCTGACCGAACTGGCCGTCAGCAGCGTGACCCTGATGGAGCTGGAGTTCGGCCTGAGTCTCAAGCCCGCCCGCCGGGCGGCGGTGGAAGCGGCCCTGAGCCTGTGGCTTCCGCAGGTCACAGTGCTGGACTACGGGCCGCAGGACGCACTGATTACGGCGCACATCCGCGTGGCGCTGCGACAACAGGGCCAGCCCACCCAGCCCTATGACCTTCTGAATGCGGGGATGGCTCTGGCGCGGGGCCTCATGCTGGTGACCCACAACACGCGCGAGTACGAGCGGGTGGACGGTCTGCGGCTGGCCGACTGGATGGGCGACACGATTTGA
- the cas7e gene encoding type I-E CRISPR-associated protein Cas7/Cse4/CasC, with protein sequence MKALLELHLIQNFAPSNLNRDDTGSPKDAYFGGVRRARVSSQSFKRAMRMDFRARQLLTPDEIGERTKRAHEAIAGLLKEAGRGEEEAEKAAELALGGLGLPVKDGKSQYLLFLGRDELRRVADIVQSRWDVFAAGLQAGSDEGKKGKGKASKKAELPDDLGKQLKNALNGSRAVDIALFGRMLADLPDKNADAAAQVAHALGTHAMSRREFDFYTAVDDLKPGDTAGADMLGTVEFGSATFYRYLCIDLAKLRENLGGDDELVLRGLKALLYASVYAAPTGKQNTFAAHNLPSLISTVIRQDASPRNLANAFEVAVKAKDGGYVAPSIGKLATEWERQERIFGQGGRGRYVNAHDEAEVSALGERQPNVEALIGSVLDDVRAVLGQLGQ encoded by the coding sequence ATGAAAGCCCTGCTCGAACTTCACCTTATCCAGAACTTCGCCCCCAGCAACCTCAACCGCGACGACACGGGCAGCCCCAAGGACGCCTATTTCGGCGGGGTGCGCCGCGCCCGCGTAAGCAGTCAGAGCTTCAAGCGCGCCATGCGGATGGATTTCAGGGCCCGCCAGCTGCTGACCCCGGATGAAATCGGCGAGCGCACCAAGCGGGCGCACGAGGCCATCGCGGGGCTGCTGAAGGAGGCCGGGCGCGGCGAGGAGGAAGCTGAGAAGGCTGCCGAACTCGCCCTGGGCGGTTTGGGCCTGCCCGTGAAAGACGGCAAGAGCCAGTACCTGCTGTTCCTGGGCCGCGACGAGTTGCGGCGGGTGGCCGACATCGTGCAGAGCCGCTGGGACGTGTTCGCGGCGGGCCTTCAGGCGGGGAGCGACGAGGGCAAGAAGGGCAAAGGCAAGGCGAGCAAGAAGGCCGAGTTGCCCGACGACCTCGGCAAGCAGCTCAAGAACGCGCTCAACGGTTCCCGCGCCGTAGACATCGCCCTCTTTGGGCGGATGCTGGCCGACCTACCCGACAAGAACGCGGACGCCGCCGCGCAGGTGGCCCACGCGCTGGGCACCCACGCCATGAGCCGCCGCGAGTTCGACTTCTACACGGCGGTGGACGACCTCAAGCCGGGGGACACGGCGGGCGCGGACATGCTGGGCACGGTGGAATTCGGCAGCGCGACCTTCTACCGCTACCTGTGCATCGACCTTGCCAAGCTGCGCGAGAACCTGGGCGGCGACGACGAACTGGTCTTGCGCGGCCTGAAGGCGCTGCTGTACGCCAGCGTGTACGCCGCGCCCACCGGCAAACAGAACACCTTCGCGGCGCACAACCTCCCCAGCTTGATTTCGACCGTCATCCGGCAGGACGCCAGCCCCCGCAACCTCGCCAACGCCTTCGAGGTAGCAGTGAAGGCGAAAGACGGCGGCTACGTCGCCCCCAGCATCGGGAAGCTGGCGACCGAGTGGGAACGGCAGGAACGCATTTTCGGCCAGGGTGGACGCGGGCGGTACGTCAACGCCCACGACGAGGCCGAGGTGAGCGCCCTGGGCGAGCGGCAGCCGAATGTGGAGGCTCTGATCGGCAGCGTGCTGGACGACGTGCGCGCCGTGCTGGGCCAGTTGGGGCAGTGA
- the cas5e gene encoding type I-E CRISPR-associated protein Cas5/CasD codes for MATLLIRLVGPMQAWGTRSQFDDRDTEAEPSKSGVLGLCAAALGIDRAEPIDHLAALRFGVRVDREGVVRTDYHTAQLFPGERKTSTSVTRRAYLADAAFWAALEGERPLLEAVDAALRNPYWPLCLGRRSFPPAEALWQGGGVRDGALLDVLRSAPSLRGERDDLSAPYRFVVDRDAVPGDTRRLSPGLRRDDPTAPFAERRYALRDVWMFSEAPVALPEVG; via the coding sequence GTGGCGACCTTGCTCATCCGGCTGGTGGGGCCGATGCAGGCGTGGGGCACCCGCAGCCAGTTCGACGACCGCGACACCGAGGCCGAGCCGAGCAAAAGCGGCGTGCTGGGCCTCTGCGCGGCGGCCCTGGGCATTGACCGGGCCGAGCCGATAGACCACCTCGCCGCCCTGCGCTTCGGGGTGCGGGTGGACCGGGAAGGGGTGGTGAGGACCGACTACCACACCGCGCAACTCTTTCCCGGCGAGCGCAAGACGAGCACCAGCGTGACCCGCCGCGCCTACCTCGCGGACGCTGCCTTCTGGGCCGCGCTGGAGGGGGAACGCCCCCTGCTCGAAGCCGTGGACGCTGCCCTGCGAAACCCGTACTGGCCCCTGTGCCTGGGCCGGAGGAGCTTTCCGCCCGCCGAGGCCCTCTGGCAAGGCGGCGGCGTGCGGGACGGCGCACTGCTGGACGTGCTGCGCTCGGCCCCCAGCCTGCGCGGCGAGCGGGATGACCTCAGCGCCCCCTACCGCTTCGTGGTCGACCGGGACGCGGTGCCGGGCGACACGCGCCGCCTCTCGCCCGGCCTGCGCCGCGACGACCCCACCGCGCCCTTCGCCGAGCGCCGCTACGCCCTGCGGGACGTGTGGATGTTCAGCGAAGCGCCCGTCGCGTTGCCGGAGGTGGGCTGA
- the cas6e gene encoding type I-E CRISPR-associated protein Cas6/Cse3/CasE gives MYLSRLFLSEGNRQANQDLRSPYALHQSIRWAFPGAGEAGGPLPDGERLLWRNDDSKGLLVQSVTCPDWPALEDRWPGYFRGVEVRPLNLSGLREGDRLLFRLRANVTVSRYRNGQDRAADPRTKREALRGAREQLEWLDRQGERGGFTVLGADIVQSGNVRLYKARGGAPMTLFAVTFEGLLAVENADQLAQTVQGGIGKAKSLGFGLLSLARG, from the coding sequence ATGTACCTCTCGCGCCTGTTTCTGAGCGAGGGAAACCGTCAGGCCAACCAGGACTTACGGAGCCCCTACGCCCTGCACCAGTCGATTCGCTGGGCCTTTCCAGGTGCGGGCGAGGCAGGTGGCCCCCTCCCCGACGGCGAGCGCCTGCTGTGGCGCAACGACGACAGCAAGGGCCTGCTGGTCCAGAGCGTGACCTGCCCCGACTGGCCGGCCCTGGAAGACCGGTGGCCGGGCTATTTCCGGGGGGTAGAGGTCAGACCCCTGAACCTCTCGGGCCTGCGTGAAGGGGACCGCCTGCTGTTCCGGTTGCGGGCCAACGTGACCGTCAGCCGTTACCGCAACGGCCAGGACCGCGCGGCGGACCCCCGTACCAAACGTGAGGCCCTACGCGGCGCGAGGGAGCAACTCGAATGGCTGGACCGTCAGGGCGAACGCGGCGGCTTCACGGTCCTGGGGGCGGACATCGTGCAGAGCGGCAATGTCCGCCTGTACAAGGCGCGGGGCGGGGCACCGATGACCCTCTTCGCCGTGACCTTCGAGGGCCTGCTGGCGGTGGAGAACGCTGATCAACTCGCCCAGACCGTTCAGGGGGGCATCGGCAAGGCCAAATCGCTGGGTTTTGGCCTGCTGAGCCTCGCGCGGGGGTAA
- a CDS encoding type II toxin-antitoxin system Phd/YefM family antitoxin, with translation MTVFNMHDAKTQLSKLVDAAERGETVVIARNGKPAVQLTAVGGAGRQWSPEALSFFTSPPAPELADFEIPGDDLRPLPERDLF, from the coding sequence ATGACCGTCTTTAACATGCACGACGCCAAAACGCAGCTCAGCAAACTGGTAGACGCCGCCGAGCGTGGGGAAACCGTGGTGATCGCACGGAACGGGAAACCTGCTGTCCAGTTGACGGCCGTGGGCGGGGCAGGGCGTCAATGGTCCCCAGAGGCACTGTCCTTCTTCACTTCTCCGCCTGCCCCCGAACTGGCTGACTTCGAGATTCCTGGCGACGACCTGCGGCCCCTGCCCGAGCGGGACCTCTTCTGA